The following coding sequences lie in one Lolium perenne isolate Kyuss_39 chromosome 2, Kyuss_2.0, whole genome shotgun sequence genomic window:
- the LOC127336014 gene encoding 14 kDa proline-rich protein DC2.15 — MAGKASIALFLAVNLVVFSMASACGGNCPTPATPTPSTPSTPTPTPASFGRCPRDALKLGVCANVLGLIKAKVGVPPTLPCCPLLEGLVDLEAAVCLCTVLKANILGIKLNLPIDLSLVLNHCGRSVPTGFKC; from the coding sequence ATGGCAGGCAAGGCATCGATCGCGCTGTTCCTCGCTGTGAACCTGGTCGTGTTCTCCATGGCCAGCGCGTGCGGGGGGAACTGCCCGACGCCTGCTACACCAACCCCGTCGACGCCTTCGACTCCCACCCCAACCCCAGCATCGTTCGGCAGGTGCCCGCGCGACGCGCTGAAGCTTGGTGTGTGCGCCAATGTGCTGGGATTGATCAAGGCCAAGGTCGGCGTGCCCCCCACGTTGCCATGCTGCCCGCTGCTGGAAGGGCTCGTCGACCTCGAGGCCGCCGTGTGCCTTTGCACGGTACTCAAGGCCAACATCCTCGGCATCAAACTTAACCTCCCTATCGATCTCAGCCTCGTCCTCAACCACTGCGGCAGGAGTGTGCCCACCGGATTCAAGTGCTAA
- the LOC127336016 gene encoding 14 kDa proline-rich protein DC2.15, whose amino-acid sequence MAGKASIALFLAVNLVVFSMASACGGNCPTPATPTPSTPSTPTPTPASFGRCPRDALKLGVCANVLGLIKAKLGVPPTLPCCPLLEGLVDLEAAVCLCTVLKANILGIKLNLPIDLSLVLNHCGRSVPTGFKC is encoded by the coding sequence ATGGCAGGCAAGGCATCGATCGCGCTGTTCCTCGCTGTGAACCTGGTCGTGTTCTCCATGGCCAGCGCGTGCGGGGGGAACTGCCCGACGCCTGCTACACCAACACCGTCGACGCCTTCGACTCCCACCCCAACCCCAGCATCGTTCGGCAGGTGCCCGCGCGACGCGCTGAAGCTTGGCGTGTGCGCCAATGTGCTGGGACTGATCAAGGCCAAGCTGGGCGTGCCCCCCACGTTGCCGTGCTGCCCGCTGCTGGAAGGGCTCGTCGACCTCGAGGCCGCCGTGTGCCTTTGCACGGTACTCAAGGCCAACATCCTCGGCATCAAACTTAACCTCCCTATCGATCTCAGCCTCGTCCTCAACCACTGCGGCAGGAGTGTGCCCACCGGATTCAAGTGCTAA